In one window of Macadamia integrifolia cultivar HAES 741 chromosome 2, SCU_Mint_v3, whole genome shotgun sequence DNA:
- the LOC122068977 gene encoding E3 ubiquitin-protein ligase RLIM-like, with the protein MGSSNSRLSPRPSRPRVNRSNRRFFPFICGGSSSYAPVEMEDCPAELVVNSSKDRNPIIADETPNSIKKPSSLFDSETECFSSRDENSASSESSNRTREETSVEYCSRSIASSKNSKCLSESNEIVPDQITAEFVPVEITSDEASAFFEEHEVLDSESAKVDDCLNAVIGADDTKTVGGSQIFEEGVCSSSTSHQELGDSCANAASSVGNHADAIMGAHSLDTDSIPSAFETQASSQSLEEESGHETVPPAPGFVVPDRERGRTNGSVLHVDVVSISSNILSSSSGEVSNHEARRNSRRMFWDAFSRRSSRRHIDSPTIVFSTEDADDLGTHDRWLLDFSGDLFEDGFGGDSGYFGSRRHDTYERRRSSRSEMWERLRGGIDESSRRTSFCASGLHPDGTCTCESFLMTEESGTRASISRIVMLAEALFEVLDGIHRQPLSLSLTVPAPESIVNSFPLKSHKSTADGGNDAEQCHICLAEYEEGDKIRVLPCRHEYHMACVDKWLKEIHGICPLCRGDVCEGVAQGTTISNP; encoded by the exons ATGGGTTCGAGTAACAGCCGTTTGAGTCCTCGACCTTCTCGTCCTCGCGTTAATCGCTCGAATCGCAGGTTCTTCCCGTTCATCTGCGGTGGCTCCAGTTCTTATGCTCCGGTTGAG ATGGAAGATTGTCCAGCTGAATTAGTGGTGAATTCTTCAAAGGATCGTAATCCAATTATTGCTGATGAGACCCCCAACTCAATAAAGAAACCTTCTTCATTATTTGATTCAGAAACTGAGTGCTTCAGTTCAAGAGATGAAAACAGTGCTTCATCTGAAAGCAGTAATAGGACCCGTGAGGAGACATCTGTGGAATATTGTTCGAGAAGTATTGCTTCAAGCAAGAACAGCAAATGCTTGTCTGAGAGTAATGAAATAGTTCCTGATCAGATAACTGCTGAATTTGTTCCCGTTGAAATAACTAGTGATGAGGCTAGTGCCTTCTTTGAAGAACATGAAGTGCTAGATTCAGAATCTGCAAAAGTAGATGATTGCTTGAATGCTGTTATTGGGGCTGATGATACTAAAACTGTGGGTGGTTCTCAGATCTTTGAGGAAGGGGTATGTTCAAGCAGTACATCTCATCAAGAACTTGGTGACTCATGTGCAAATGCGGCATCCTCTGTTGGAAATCATGCAGATGCAATCATGGGTGCCCACAGTCTTGATACAGATTCTATTCCTAGTGCTTTTGAGACACAAGCAAGTTCACAATCACTAGAAGAAGAATCTGGTCACGAGACAGTACCTCCAGCCCCTGGATTTGTTGTGCCAGATAGGGAAAGAGGCAGAACAAATGGAAGTGTACTACATGTTGATGTGGTGAGTATTTCTTCCAACATATTATCTAGTAGTTCTGGGGAAGTTAGTAACCATGAAGCAAGAAGGAATAGTAGAAGAATGTTTTGGGATGCTTTTTCAAGACGCAGTTCTAGAAGGCATATTGATTCTCCAACCATAGTTTTCTCAACTGAGGATGCTGATGATCTGGGAACTCATGACAGATGGCTCCTTGATTTCAGTGGTGATCTCTTTGAGGATGGCTTTGGAGGTGATTCAGGATATTTTGGTAGCAGAAGGCATGACACATATGAACGGCGTCGGAGTTCGAGATCGGAG atgtGGGAAAGGCTTCGTGGTGGAATTGATGAGAGTAGCCGAAGAACTAGTTTTTGTGCATCTGGGCTTCACCCTGATGGTACCTGCACATGTGAGAGTTTCTTGATGACTGAAGAGTCTGGTACTCGTGCAAGTATTTCACGCATAGTTATGCTTGCTGAGGCCTTATTTGAG GTTTTGGATGGAATTCATCGCCAACCTTTGTCACTTTCACTAACAGTCCCAGCTCCAGAATCTATTGTTAACTCCTTTCCGCTGAAGAGTCACAAAAGCACAGCTGATGGTGGAAATGATGCGGAACA GTGTCACATTTGCCTGGCTGAGTACGAAGAGGGGGATAAAATAAGAGTCCTCCCCTGCCGCCATGAATATCATATGGCATGTGTTGATAAATGGCTGAAAGAGATACATGG GATTTGCCCACTCTGCCGTGGAGATGTTTGTGAGGGAGTTGCGCAGGGCACCACCATCTCAAACCCATAA